In Magnetococcales bacterium, the sequence AACCACGGCCAAACTCGGATTGGCATCATCCCGCTCCACCGTCGCCAGGGTTGCCCGGGGCACACCGGCCAGATCGGCCAGATGCTGCTGGGTCAGCTTTTTTTGTGCCCGCACAGCACGAATCCGGGTCCCGACCAGGTTGGTCAACATGGCTTAACTCCTCTTCTGTTTTGTCGGCTCGCCAACTTTTTTGTCGGTATACCATTTTTTTTCTTGACTTGCAAGGCCCAATTCTCCACCCTGTAGCCACCAGACGACGGGACCAAACGAGTAAAGGTCACCCAGCTGACAAAACCAAACGCCAAAGAGGCATTAAGCCTCGCTTTAAAACCCTAACGAACTGTCCATTTGAAACGTAGATGAACCACCCAAGGAGAGCATCAACATGAGTGTACTGGTCACCAAGCCCGCCCCCGATTTCAAAGCTACCGCCGTCATGGCTGACAACGATTTCCAAGAAATTTCCCTGTCCGACTATAAGGGCAAATATGTCGTGCTGTTTTTCTACCCTCTGGACTTTACCTTTGTCTGCCCCTCCGAAATCATCGCCTTCGGCCACCGGTTGGATGAATTCAAAAAGCGCGGCGTCGAAGTGATCGGTGTTTCGGTTGACTCCCATTTCAGCCATTTGGCCTGGAAGAACACCCCGGTCAACAACGGTGGTATCGGCAATGTGCAATATCCTCTGGTGGCGGATCTCACCAAACAGATCTCCCGGGACTATGATGTCCTTACCGGCCCCGACATCGCCCTGCGCGCTTCATTCCTGATCGACAAGGAAGGCGTTGTCCGCCATCAGGTGGTGAATGACCTGCCCCTGGGTCGCAACATCGATGAAATGCTGCGCATGATCGACGCTCTACAGTTTACCGAAGAGCACGGCGAGGTCTGCCCGGCGGGCTGGGAAGAAGGCAAACCCGGCATGCAAGGCTCCACCAAAGGGGTTGCCGACTATCTGGCCAAGCACGCCGACGCCCTTTAAGGCACGGAACTACAATCGTTATTCACGATCAAAAATCGTAAGAAACCCGAACTGCCAAGGAACAAGATCATGCCCAAGATCAATCGCTATGTTGACATCTCCCAAGTGGACAAAGAAGCCAAGAAGGATTACATCGACCGTCACTCCCCCTTCATCGAGTGCGCCAGCAGCGCCAAAGACTCGGTCAAATTTCCAGTGACCGTGCGCATGGGCCAGGAATATAGCCACCCGGACGATGCCGACCACTACATCAAATCCATGCAGCTCTATAACGGCCCGACCCTCCTGGCCGAAGCCAGCTTCACCTCCGGCGCCCTGGGCGGCACCGGAAATAAAAGTCAAGCCGAAGTGACCTTCAACATCATCCCCTCAGGCAACAAAATGCGTCTCACTGCCCTGGCCTACTGCACCAAGCACGGCCTCTGGGAGTGTGATCCGGTTGAGGTCTCCGTGGATTGATCCAAACCACTTCGGCCATATGAACTTTGCATCCGGGTGAAACACTTGAAGCCCGGATCAAAAGTGAACGTCCCCAAGCCTGGACGGTGCATGAATCACCTCGCACCCTCCAGGCTTTCGGGCGTTTCGGTTCAGCCACCTTTTGCAACGAAAGGACGGAATAATGGCCTTTGAACTCCCCCCTCTCCCCTACCCCATGGATGCCCTGGAGCCCCATATTTCCCGGGAAACCCTGGCCTTTCACTATGGCAAGCACCATCAGACCTACCTCACCAACCTGAACAATCTGGTTCCTGGTTCCAAATTCGACGGAATGAGCCTGGATGAGATCGTCAGGAACGCTACCGGCGGACTCTTCAACAATGCCGCCCAAGTGTGGAACCACACCTTCTATTGGCACTGCCTCTCACCCAATGGTGGAGGTGAGCCGACCGGTGCCCTGGCCCAGGCTATCAACGATGCCTTCGGCTCCTTTGGAAATTTCAAGGAAGCCTTCACCAAAGCCGCAGTTACCACTTTCGGTTCAGGCTGGGCGTGGCTGGTGCGAAACGGGGATGGATCGTTGGAAATCATGACCACTGCCAATGCCGGCACCCCTGGGACAGAGGGCAGGACGCCCCTTCTCACCTGTGATGTCTGGGAGCATGCCTACTATGTGGACTACCGCAACGCCCGACCCAAATATTTGGTGGCGTTCTGGGAGCTGGTCAATTGGGAATTTGTCGGAAAAAATCTCGCGGTCTGATGGGATCCATAACCACCTGACCGGGTGGAAGCGCTTCTAAAACGAGGAACGGCCAGGGCTCCCGGGAGCTGCTGGCCGTTTTGATTTTTTATCGCTCTTTTAATCCTAAATCCGATAGAGGGGCACCATCCCCCTCCCCTTCAATCCCCTCCGGCAAAGCCCCCGGAAACTCTGAACTGCACCGCCTCGGCCAAATGGTCCACCTCGATTTTTTCCGCTCCGGCCAAATCCGCAATGGTGCGGGCGACTTTGAGCAGGCGATGGTGGGTGCGGGCGGAAAAGCCCAGCTTGCGACCGGCGTTCAAGAGCAGACTTCGACCGGCTTCATCCAGTTGGGTGACACGATCCAAAGCTTCCCCGATGAGGCCTGCGTTGAGCATTCCCTGACCGTTGCGGCGTAGCTGCTTCTCCCTGGCTTGGGAAACCCGTTCCCGAACCCGGCTTGAGGCTTCGCCATCGGCCATGGCCACCAGTTTTTCGTGGGGAACCGGGGGCACTTCCACATGCAGATCAATGCGATCAAGCAGAGGGCCGGAGAGCTTGGCGCGATAGTTTTCCACCCGCCCCGGATGGCAGCGGCACTCCCGATAGGGATCTCCCCGATGGCCACAGGGGCAAGGATTGCAGGCAGCAATGAGTTGAAAATCAGCGGGGAAGGCGGTGGTGCGGGCGGCCCGGGAGATGGTCACCTCCCCCGCTTCCAGAGGCTCCCGAAGCACTTCCAGCGTGTTACGACCAAATTCGGGAATTTCATCCAGAAACAACACTCCCCGGTGGGCCAAGCTCACCTCTCCCGGACGAGGCACCCCGCCGCCGCCGATGAGAGCGACCCGGGAGGCGGTGTGGTGAGGGGCGCGAAAGGGGCGGATCCCTACCAAAGGTTGACCCTGGGGGAGCTTGCCTGCGACGGAGTGAATGGCGGTTACTTCCAGGGCTTCGTCGAGAGAAAGCGTGGGCAAAATACCGGGCAGGCAGCGGGCCAGGAGGGTTTTTCCGGAGCCTGGAGGGCCGCTCATGATGAGATTGTGAGCCCCAGCCGCCACCACTTCCAGAGCCCGTTTGGCAAACTCCTGACCTTTAACCTCGGAGAGATCACGAAAAAGGGCGGTTTCTGCATCCAGCCATCCCTGCCAGTTGGTGGTGGGGACCGACTCCAAGGGGGTATCTCCCACCAGATGCTGGACCAGATCGAGGAGGGTTTTGGGGGCAATCACTGACAGGTCCGGGGTCAGAGCGGCTTCCGGGCCATTCTCTCCGGATACGATCAACTCCATTTCCCGCTTGCGGGCATAGAGGGCGGCCGGGAGGGCTCCGGGGACGGGCTTGATGCGGCCATCGAGGGCCAGCTCTCCTAAAAAAATCCGATTTTCCAACACTTCCGGAGACAAGGAACCCATGGCAGCCAAGAGCCCCAAAGCCATGGGGAGGTCGTAGCCGCTGCCCGCTTTGGGGAGGTTGGCTGGCGCCAGGTTGATGGTGA encodes:
- a CDS encoding class II SORL domain-containing protein, whose translation is MPKINRYVDISQVDKEAKKDYIDRHSPFIECASSAKDSVKFPVTVRMGQEYSHPDDADHYIKSMQLYNGPTLLAEASFTSGALGGTGNKSQAEVTFNIIPSGNKMRLTALAYCTKHGLWECDPVEVSVD
- a CDS encoding peroxiredoxin; its protein translation is MSVLVTKPAPDFKATAVMADNDFQEISLSDYKGKYVVLFFYPLDFTFVCPSEIIAFGHRLDEFKKRGVEVIGVSVDSHFSHLAWKNTPVNNGGIGNVQYPLVADLTKQISRDYDVLTGPDIALRASFLIDKEGVVRHQVVNDLPLGRNIDEMLRMIDALQFTEEHGEVCPAGWEEGKPGMQGSTKGVADYLAKHADAL
- a CDS encoding YifB family Mg chelatase-like AAA ATPase, whose protein sequence is MLARINTVALEGVTARPVEVEVDLSRGLPSLNMVGLPEGAVKEAKDRVRAALGNSGYRIPPRRVTINLAPANLPKAGSGYDLPMALGLLAAMGSLSPEVLENRIFLGELALDGRIKPVPGALPAALYARKREMELIVSGENGPEAALTPDLSVIAPKTLLDLVQHLVGDTPLESVPTTNWQGWLDAETALFRDLSEVKGQEFAKRALEVVAAGAHNLIMSGPPGSGKTLLARCLPGILPTLSLDEALEVTAIHSVAGKLPQGQPLVGIRPFRAPHHTASRVALIGGGGVPRPGEVSLAHRGVLFLDEIPEFGRNTLEVLREPLEAGEVTISRAARTTAFPADFQLIAACNPCPCGHRGDPYRECRCHPGRVENYRAKLSGPLLDRIDLHVEVPPVPHEKLVAMADGEASSRVRERVSQAREKQLRRNGQGMLNAGLIGEALDRVTQLDEAGRSLLLNAGRKLGFSARTHHRLLKVARTIADLAGAEKIEVDHLAEAVQFRVSGGFAGGD
- a CDS encoding superoxide dismutase [Fe] (SodB; iron binding; present under aerobic and anaerobic conditions; destroys free radicals), giving the protein MAFELPPLPYPMDALEPHISRETLAFHYGKHHQTYLTNLNNLVPGSKFDGMSLDEIVRNATGGLFNNAAQVWNHTFYWHCLSPNGGGEPTGALAQAINDAFGSFGNFKEAFTKAAVTTFGSGWAWLVRNGDGSLEIMTTANAGTPGTEGRTPLLTCDVWEHAYYVDYRNARPKYLVAFWELVNWEFVGKNLAV